CACCGCTTGCTGAAACAGCGGGAATTCCAATACCTGGAAATGTACTCGCACCGCAGGTAAATAAATTTTTCACTGGAGTTTTGCATCCTGGGAAAAGACCTTTTGCGGCAGATAATGCTGGACCGTAACTGCCGCAATGCGTATTAGTGAATTTTTTATGAGTAATTGGGGTCCCTAACATCTTTAAATCTATCCTTTCATCTATGTCAGGGATGAATTTTCGCACGGCATTAAGGAATATTGAACATCTTTCTTCTTTCAAATTTCTATATGCTAGTTTTTTTGGATTTAGGTTTTCCCAAATTTCCCATGGTTCATTTGCTGGAGTATATCCATGAAGAACATGTTTCCCTTTAGGGGCCATATTTTTATCTAAAACAGATGGGATTGAAAATACAGCTATATTTCTTTCTGCGGTTATATCCTTCTCCCACTTATCAACATGTATCGCATGTACGGGCACATTTTCAAGACCATCAGCCTCAAAACCTAAATGTATATGAAGGAAAGAATCACATTTATTAGGATCTAAGGCCTTTGTCTTCCATTTTTTTGAGATTTCATTTGGGATTAACTTTTTTAAATTCCAAATGTCAGTATTCATTACAACAGATTCACAACTATAAGTGGAACCATTCTCAAGAGTTATACCCGTCGCTAAATTTTTATTGAAGTTTATTGCTTTAACTTTTGATGAGAGTATTAATTCTCCCCCATTTTTTATTAATCCATTAATTAAGGCTTTTACAATAGATTCACTGCCTCCTTTGGGGTATTCAAGGTAGGAATTTGGTTCAAACCATTCGTTAAATAAAGTAGCCATAGCAGCTGTATTTGTATCATCCATTGACATTCCACTTATCAAAAAGCTCAATAAATCAACCCAATTTCTGAGAAAAGGATCTTCTAAGTGATTATTTACTAAATTCCCAAAACCCTTATTAATTTTTGGTATTTGCTTGATATAAGGTAAGAATTTTGAGGTTAAATTTATTAGATCTAAGAAATTTATTGATTCAGGAGAAAACGAGAGTAAAGGGATCTCATTTATTATTTGGCTAAGAGGTTTTATTACAGAAATAAATGATTCCCATTCTTTGACAGATTTGTCACCTCTTAAAGTTTTTATTGTTTGTTTAAAGGGTTCTTCCCCTACATCAAGATTAAAATTACCTTCTGGGACTATAACTTGCCAACCTTTGTATTGAAATAGTTCAACTTCTTCATCAAGTAGTTTAAGAATTTGCCCTAAGGGATTAGTTGTTGGCCATTTACCTATCCCACTCCATAGTGAAGGCCCAGACTCGAAGGTGTAACCATTTCTTTTGAAACTGTGAGCAACACCTCCAGGTTGGGAATGTGCTTCACAGATGAGAACTTTTTTACCTGATAAAGCTAGTATTGAACCACAACATAAACCCCCAATGCCACTACCGACTATTACGACATCATATTTTTGCATTAAATATTGATTTTATTTTTACTTATAAAACTAAATCGTTTTAAACGAATGTATTTGTTGAAGTTGTAATACTTAGTACAATTGCGAGGAAGAATATGTAAGGAACTGCTTTGAGAGGTACATATCCTTGGCTTTTAGAAATGAAATCCATAGGTTTAGTTACTTTTTGTAAATATATTAACCAGACATTGTTCCTTATGTGTGTCAAAGCTCCTTTTTTTTAGAAATATTTCGAAACAAAGAAATATTTCTATGGGATTTATTTAAACAAGAACATTTTTTATGAGGTTTTCTTAGTATTTAGATCTTAGATTGAAATTTTTTATGAAGGACTTCCCTGGTATCAAAGAGTTAAAACTATTAGAAAAAAATTCTCAAAAGAATGGTAGCGGAATAATTTATGAGGAATTGTTAGGAATATGGAAGTTTCAGTATGTCTGGGGAAAAGAGTCAGATGAAATAAAAAATATACCTAGTTCGATTCTCCAAGTATTATCTGCAAAACTAGAATTGAAAAAGAAAAATAAAGAAGATCAACTGAATTTTGAAATAAAAAATTCAATTAATTTAGGATTATTAAATATTATATTCAGAGGCAGCGCAGAGTTGAAAGGGCTTAGACCTTTGTTAACTTTTTATTTTGAAGAATTGAAGATTAGTATTAGTAGTTTTCCAATATTTAATAAGGAACTAAAAAAACCTGAAGATAAAAAAATGCCATTTTTCTCACTTATAGCAATTAGCACTAAAGATAAATGGATGTGTGCAAGAGGCAGGGGCGGCGGGCTCGCAATATGGGTTAAGTCTTAAATTAGTGGTATTCCCCTGGATGATCTACTTTTCTGACGGTTACTTTATCAACTTTCTGTCCATTAAATCTTAAGAGATCATCTCCTGAAAAATCATACCCTAAGCGTTGGCCTATTAGTGCTACATCATCAGCTGTAGAGGATGATGTAACAAGCTGCTTTAAGTCTTCATCAGATTGCATCTTAATTAAAAATTTTCTTATTTCAGAAAAACTCATCACCTGAATTTGATTGATTTTAAATAACTTATAAAAATCTTGTTCTTATTCAGAACAAGATGAATAGATAATTATTATACTATTTTTATGACTTACCTATTTCTTTATGTATTTGGAATAGTTCTTATATGGTGGACTTATCGTGTTGGTTGGATTGAGGCGCTCAAAACAGTAGTTAAAGTTATCGTTCCCTCCTTACTTATTGTTTTATTTAATATTAAGGCTGGAAGATTACTTTTTAAAAGTCCTGTTGTCGGTTTATTAAGCGCTTTGCCTACTTCTATTTTTATTTTTAGAGGTTCACTACCTTTAGTTAGTTATATTAATAATTGGATTGAAAATAAAATAAATAAATATCATGATTCGGAAGTTATAGATACTGATTCTATCCCCTTAGATGATTAGATTGTTTTAATTCATTCAAAGCCAAGAAATAATTCTTTGTGTACAACAAGAACATCAAATAAAGCTGTTCCATGAATAGGACTTAATGGAACATTGTCTATATTCAATGCTTCTGCGCAAATTAAATGAGCATCCCATTTTGTATCGTGATCGCTAATTTCAATTGACCACTCAATTACTTTTGTGAAATGAGCTGGCATCTCTGAACCAATTTTTCTGCAAATTTGACACAGAACTGAAAAAAGAGGAGGCTTTGATGACCTTTTTAAATCTTTAATAAGACTTGGCTGTGTAAAAACGCTTGTATAGCGGATGTAGTCTATTAATTCATATTCTTCTTGAGTAAGAGCTGCTTTATCTAATGCTCTTTCAAATTCGTCTATGGGGGTTATGGGCCTATCCAAGATATTAGTTGTTGCTATTTTCTTTATTTGAAAAATTCTTGTTTGCCAAATCTTTTTTTTCTTGATTAATTTCATTTGTTTGATTGCTTTCTGTAGACTTTGGCGATACGTCTTTATCTTCTTCGTTCATAACTTGATCGATTTCATTTTGAAATTCATTCGATGCTTTTTTAAGACTCTTCAAAGTTTTGCCAAGCTGTTTTCCTAATTCTGGAAGCTTTTTGGGACCAAAAATTAAAAGAGCTAAGATAAGTATTACAGTAACTTCAGGCAAACCTACACCAAAAATATTCATAGCTGATAACTATTTAAATAATTAGGAAATCTATAATTAAATATAGTCAAATCATACAAAAATTTCATTTTTGGAATAGCTTTATTAATATTAAAAAATTTTGAAAAATATTATTGTTATTAATATCCCTTTAAAAAAAACCAACCAAAGTAATTGATAATCACTTAATTTGAATTTTTTTTGGTACCAATTTATAAGAGTTTTATGTTTATCTATTAATTTTCTCATTTTCAGGGAGATTAATTATTATTGTCAATTATTTTATCTTAATTTCTTTTATTATTATTGTTAGAGAAATCCTAGATTCAACTCATATTAGATTATTCTATTATATTTGAATCTTTTTCTAAATTAATTTTTTATCCTTAATTATTGAAACTATTCGCTAAATATATAATTTCTTTAAAAAAATTGAAGTACTTATTTGTTGTTTTTTACCTAATTTTCTAATTTATCCAGCTGAAGCTGTTGCCACAAAAATGTTTAAAGTATTGGATAAGTGTGCAAGATATCGACTTGGTGAGATTAATGCTAATGAGGTCATAGAAAAACTAAAATTAAAATTAACAAGCTCTTCTAACAATCAGACAAAGGACTTAGTAAAAAAATATTGCTTAGTATTTACTCCCAATGAAAAAATTCAATTTTAATCTTAGTAATAAATATTAAATTATTCTTTTTGAATAATCTTTAGCTTTGTTTCGTATCTCTTTAACTTTTTTAAAATTAGTTATTTTTAAATTTAAAATAACTCCTAAAAAAAGAATAAGAAAAAAAATATAAATTATTAATTCCATAATATTGAATTAATAAATTCATCCTAGTTTATTTCAATAATTTTTTAGTATGTTTTAAAACAAAAAATTGACTTTTATACTAGTTATTTATCTTTAAGGCCACAAATAAAACAAATTAACCTCTAATATGGAGCTTTATAAGAATTATTGTGCAGATCGGAGATAAAATTCCAGAATTTTCTTTACTGGATCAAAATGGAATTGAAAGATCAAATAAGGGATTAAAAAATCCTCTTGTTTTGTTCTTTTATCCAAAAGATGATACGCCAGGTTGCACCATAGAAGTTTGCGGATTTAGAGATAAATATGACTTATTTAAAGTATTAGGTGCGCAAGTTTGGGGAGTCAGTAATGGAAGTACATCAAGTCATTTGGCATTTGCCAATAAAAATAAATTACAATATCCACTACTTTGCGATACCAATGATTCTCTCAGGAAAACTTTTAAAGTTCCTAAAGTATTAGGCTTTATGGATGGTAGAGTAACGTATGTTATCGATCGTAAAGGTATAGTTAGACATGTTTTTAGAGATTTATTGAATGGTCCTGAACACATCAAAGAGGCTATTAGAGTACTTAAGGAAATTCAAAATAAATAAACTATTATTCACAGAATTCAAGATTAATATGTTTTGTTTTATTATAGTTTTAGATTTTTTTTAGTATATGAAGAAAATGGGAATGCAAGCTGTTGATCTTGCGATTCAAAATGGAGTTGATCTTGACGGTACACCAATCCCTCCAAAAATGTTAGATCTATATAACAGAATTATGGATGAAGAGAATAAAAGACAAAGGAGTGGCGTTAAAAAATCAATGAGAAATAGATGCGTCAAAACTGGTTCTAAGCATTTTGATAAAGAAACTTTGAATCAATTATTAATTGACTCAGGATGGGAAGGCCTCAAAGAAAAGGAAATTTTATTTTTTTATAATTAGAAAAACAAAAGGATTTTTTAAAATTTATCTTAAAAAGTATTTATGATAATTATTTATTTAAATTAAGAAACTGAGAACTAATTAATTACTTTATTAAATCTAATTTTTTGGATTATTTAAGCCATACATTTTTTGCAGAGGACATTATTTTTTCTTTTTCAGCTTTTGTGAAAGCCAATTTTGCTTCTATAACCATAATTATTGATATGAAAAAAAGAGCAGAAATTTCGATTATTTGTTCTCTTTGAGAAGGTTCTGAATCTCCTTCTAAAAAAAACTAAAGCGAACCATGCAGTACTAGCAGCGATGGTTAAAAAATAAGGTTTTCTTCTCCTTTGATAGAAGTAACCCAATCCTAAACCAGGAAGATAATTTAAAAAAGATGCTACTCAGCCACTTGAAGATGCAAGTATTTCTTCTTTTGAGAGATAAGACATTTATGTTAAGTATTTATTAAATCTGCATTTATGTAAGCAAAAGATATTGCTGCACAAATTACCCAACTAAAGGGTAAAAACATTCTTATTTTTTCTTTTTTATTCTTCATTTTTTAATTATGGAAAATATTTTTAAAATCTGTGGATTAATGTATATCTTAAAACTAGAAGAATTAAAAAAGACGATTAAAAACCGTCTTTTAAAAAAGTAAATTTTCTAAAAATAAATTATTTATTTTTTGAGCCAGAGAGTACTTTAAGTTCTTTCTTTAATTCTTTTTCTCTCTCTTCAAGATGTTTGATTTGAGCTTTAAACGCATCTTCAAGTTTTACTTTTTGTGTTGTAATTTCATCAAGTTCTTCTTGATGTTGGTTTTTCTTTAGCTCCTTCATTTCACTATCAGAAATAACATATACTGGGCGATATGAAGGTGTTTCAAAAAGAAGATCAAACATTGAATACATAAGTGACCTTTGAATTAGTACAAATCCAATATCTAATAATTTTTTTAAATATGAAAGGATAAATACCGAAGATATTTATACGGCAAATACACCGAATTTCGGTTTACCTAACATAACCACCCAGTATTTACCGATCAAATTTTAAGGTATGTTTTAAATTATTAGAGAGATAATTATAAAAATCTAAATTAAGAAGAACTAAAAATGGATTTAAAAATTACTAAAACATTAGTAATCCCATTCAACGAAATTAAGTGGCGATTTTCCAGATCCTCTGGTCCTGGATTGCAGAATGTAAATAAAATTGAAAGCAGAGTAGAGATTATTTTTAATTTAGAAGATTCAAAAGTCCTTAATGATTATCAGAAAGCAATTCTTAAGATTAATTTGAAAAACAAATTAGTCAAAAATAGTTTAAGTTTGGCGGTTCAAGAACATAGAAATCAATTACTAAATAGGCAGCTAGCATTAATAAGATTTAGCTCAATCATAAAAAATGGCTTAAATAAACCATGTAAATTAAGAAAATCTACAAAACCTACTCAAGCATCGCAAAAGAAATAGTTGAGCTTAAGAAAAAACATGGCGAATTGAAAAAAGTAGATAAAAAGAAAAAATATATCAATTATGAGAAAAATAAATAAATATTTCACTCTCAAAATGTAATGAAAGCATATGATTAATTTAATTAAATTTTGGTTTAGTGAATTCAAATAATGATTTTTGGTTAATTGACTCCAATTTTGTAGGGGTGATGCGTTTCTATAAAGAGAAAGAGCCTTCTGACAAATCTATTGCTTATATGTTTATTGAAGAAGGGATCATTATGGGAATTCATGGGGAAAATCCTCCATTAATGAAAACTAGAAAAAAAATTGTTATTGAAGAAGCAAGATTATTATGGCAAAAATTGTTAAAAGAAGGTTGGCAAAAAACTAATAAAAAATGGTGAGAAAAATTTCATCATAAAACTTTTTTTAATTTCAGAAAATAAATGAACCTTTAGGATATAGCTTGGAAATTTTTTTATGTTGCAATAAGTTCCTTTTTTTGATGTCGTTTTCGTATCTTCTCAACATTATTAGATAGTTTGCAACTCCAAAAATTACTAAAAACATAATAAATCTTATTGCTGCCTCTAATTTCATATAATTACTAAGCTTTATTTAAATCTGACAATTATTAATCAAAAATCAATCGGTATTGATATCTAATTAAAAGGTCTAGAAAAAATCTTTTTTGATTTTATTGCATAAAAAATACATAACAAAAGTAATATTAAAATTGCACTAAAGCTGCCTATTGGGTTTGGAATATTTTGTGTAAAAGGACCTGCTAAAAAAGAAGGTGTATTTTCTTTAAATTCTATTAATCCGTTATTTATAAAAAACCAAATACCAACAAGTCCTCCATGAATTCCTATGCAATTCCATAAAGAACCTTTATCTCTAATTCTTATTAATGATAGAAATATTCCAAGTAAAATAAATCCTAAACGTAATCCAATTATGTTCCAAAAGATCTCATTTGATAAATTATGAACGTAGCTAAAAGCTATAGCTTGTAAAGCTATTGATATTTTTATACCATAGTCAAATTTTAATTCCTCTAGTAACCAGCCTCTAAAAATTATTTCCTCTGCGAATCCAACTCCTAATCCAAGTACAATAGAATTTAATAATATGCTTGGCGAAAATTCACCTATCCAAGAAATATAATTTTTTTGCAATAATGGTACAAGAATTAGAATAATTAAAACTAAAGCAAATAAAATACCTTGAGAAAAATTTACAAAGTTTTTTAAGAATTTGTGTTTAGTAATCCCAAGAAGGACCCATGTATTTGATATTTTCCGTTTTATATAAAACCAATATGGAAGTAAAAAGATAAAAAGTAAGAATGTCAAAATAGTTCCAATTAAGGATAAATTTTCTTTTTCGAAATTCAACAATAATAATGGCTGAGATAAAGCCCATCCAATGCCATAAAGAATTGGAATAAAAAATATAGTGGATATGCATCTTGGTCTTAAAAGAAAAAAACTTTTAGTGAATATTATTAATTTTTTCATTTTATTTAAATATTAATTGACCCCACTTTGCTTCTTATTAATATAATTTATGTTTTTTGAAAGATGAGATAAATCTTTATAAAATTGCCGAGTTATTTTGTCTTCTTTATCACTAGTCCATAGTAATTCTGAGGCCTCTTCATATTCTTCTTTATATCTTTCTTTATTCAAATCTTTTTTATATCGTAATAATTAAAATTTTACTTATTGCAAATGTCTAAAAGTGATGTTTATTAAATTTGTGTATTTATTTAAAATCTATGCTTATTAATCTTTCAACTTTCATTTTTACATTATTTTCTCCATTGCTTATTTTTGCAGTAATAATTTCTGTTTACTTATTGCATTAGGAAATTATTTATAAAATAATTTAAGGGTGTATTATGCCTGCTTTTTCTAATGCAAATGATAAAACTGCAATTACTGCCATTACAGTTAGAATCTTGTTCTTTTTGATGAAATCCATAATGCATATAAATAATATATTTATTAAATTCCTATATAAAATAATTAAGAATTAAAAATATTATAACAATTACCATGGAGCCTATATATGTAGGAGATTTAGTTGCCTCCATATCATCTTATAAAAAGGTGATTGAAAATTATAATAAAGGTATAAAAGAAGACACATTTGTATGAAGAACCTCTTGGCGGCGATTTTAATTACCCTGATTGATAAATATGCTTACTACAAAAAACACTTTTGCCTTAGCAGATTGGATTAGAGAGTGGCGAAAGTGCCGTAATAAGAATCCATCTGTTGATGTGTGTATAAAGTTTTTTTAGTGGAAATTGGAAGATTATAAACTTTCTGATAGTGATATAAAGAATAATAGAATCTATTTTGATTTATGAATCTAAATTAAGCAAATAACTAAATAATTTAAATTTCTATATTTATCTATAAAAAACAATGGATCATTAAAATCCTCTTATAGATTAAGAAAAAAGTAAATCAGCATATTTACGGATTTACTGAAAATATAAAAAGGAGTAATTTATAAATGTTGAGTTCGGAGGCAATCTAAATGATTGATAGTCCGCCTGAAATTTAGCAAATTCCAAAATATAGGAAGCGTATTCCTGAGCATGGGATTATTCGAAAATTAAAGTTCAATCAATTAGTCTGATAAGACTTCGCTTTATAATTACTAGCGACAATAGGGACTGAAATTATCGAGAGAAATCCCCGAATTCACGTATTCTAGGTTTATGAGTAAATAGACTTTAAAATATGTAATTTTATATCCTTAAAGAAGGAAATGAGATATTAAAAAAGGACTGTTCAAACAGTCCTTTTTTATGTTTAAGTAATTGCTTATAAACTAGATTTCTTTTTGGATACTATAGATTTATATAAGTAATTAAAAATATTTGAAAATGAAAGATCAAATCTTGTTTCCACAAATTGATGTAAGAGAAAAGGGGTTTTTAAAAGTTAGTGATATTCATACTATTTATTGGGAAAGATCTGGTAATCCAAATGGCAAAAAAATACTTGTTATTCATGGAGGTCCGGGAGGCGGGAGTCAACCAAGATATAGAAGATACTTTGATCCAGAAAAATTCGATATTATTCAATTTGACCAAAGAGGTTGTGGTGAATCAACTCCTTTCTCTGAATTAAAAGAAAATACGACTAATCATTTAGTTGATGATATTGAGAAATTAAGGATTCTATTAAAAATTGATAGTTGGCATTTGTTTGGAGGATCTTGGGGTTCAACACTTTCACTTGTATATGCAATAAATAATCCCTCAAGAGTTATTAGCTTGACTTTGCGAGGAATATTTTTATGTAGAAAGTTTGAGTTGTTATGGTTCTACCAATATGGTGCAAGTGAGATATTCCCCGATCAATTTGAAGAATATATTTCTGTAATACCAAAAGAAGAAAGAAATCATTTAATAAGTTCTTTTTATAAATATTTAACATCTTCAGATGTGAAGCTTAGATCAAGAGCAGCAGCAGCTTGGACAAAATGGGAACTCTCAACTAGTCATTTAATAAATAAAAAATTCGATTTTGATAAGTCCCAAGTTAATTCTTTTTCAGACGCATTCGCAAGGATCGAATGTCATTATTTTATTAATAATATTTTCTTAGAAGATGATTTTATTTTGAAAAATATAAAAATTATAGAATCGATACCAACAAAAATAATTCAAGGGAGATATGACGTGGTATGTCCTGTTAGGAGTGCCTGGGATTTAAATAAGAAATTAAAGAATTCCGAATTGATTATTGTTAATGATGCTGGTCATTCAATGAGTGAAAAAGGTATTACTATCGAATTAATAAAAGCTGTAAAAGGAATTGAAAATTTCTAATGAAATAATATTTTTAAAAAACTAGAGGCCATTATCTTCAATATTCTGGGCAATACTTCGAAGGAGTTCGACGATATCAGAATCTTTGCATTGAGTATCTTCCTTAAGCAAAGTACACTCGTCTCTAATACTTACATTGGTACTCCACCATATACCTGAACTATTGGTATCGTCCCATTCAAATTTTTCAGACATAATTAACTAAATTTAAACAATTCATTAAAGCTTGTATAACATTATCTTGGATTTAACTATTTAATTTCAAAATTAAAAATTTTTTTTAATAAAAGTAATCTGAAAATAATTGATAATCCAATTTAGATATCTATTTTAATTCATATTGTATATACTTTTTCTTAGGAAAAATCTTAGAATAACAAAAAAAAATGACAATAACAAAAATACTATGGGAGGATAATTATGAACTCGCTTTACTAAGTTTAAATACAAAATTTGTTCAAGGTTTAAGAACTGGAAGTCTTCCTGAAAATATATTTCAAGAATATTTAGCTCAAGATTATTTCTTTTTAGAGACTTTTGCTAAGGCATATGGTCTTGCCGTTTCTAAATCAAAAGATAAGTATTCAATAAGGAAGTTAAGTGAACTTCTAATGGGTGTTTCAGAAGAGTTGATTCTTCATGAAACTTATGCAAAAGAATGGGATATTGATTTGTCTAATAACTATATAAAAAAAACTACTAAAAATTATACAGATTTTCTTGATGATACTGCTAAGAGACTTAGCTCCGTTGAGATAATGTTTGCAATGACTCCATGTATGAGACTCTATTCTTGGATAGGAAAAAGTTTATATGAAGAGCATTTTGATGATAAATATAAAGAATGGATAATAACTTACTCTGATGAGTGCTTTGAAAATTTAGCAAATTCACTAGAAAATCTTATTGAGACCAATCAAGATTCATATGATATTAATCAGGCAAAATATTTATATAAAAGAGCTATGGAATTGGAGTTGGATTTTTTTAATGCGTATTCAGATTTCTAATTTAAATTTAGAATATTTTTATAATATTTATAAAGTCTATTTAATAAAATTATGTATTCTAAAATTGCACTTTCAATAGGAGGTAGTGACTCTGGAGGAGGAGCAGGTATCCAGGCTGACCTAAGAACTTTTATGGCCCTTAAAGTACATGGATGCTCTGTTATTACATGTATTACCGCACAAAATAGTATTGAGGTTACATGTGTTGAATCAGTAGAGAAGAATACTTTATTAAGTCAGTTAGATACTTTATTTTCTGATTTTGGTATTAATGCTTTAAAAACTGGAATGTTACTTAATGAAAGGATAATTGATGATACTGCATCAAAATTAAATACATATAAAATAACCAAAATTATTGACCCAGTTATGGTTACAAGAACTGGTTCTAAATTACTGGAAGATTCTGCAATTAATGCTTATAAGAAGCTCTTATTACCAATTGCAGATTTGGTAACCCCAAATATTTATGAAGCAAATCTACTTTCTGGTTTGGAAATTAGGAGTAAAGAAGATATCGAAAATTCCGCAAGAAATATTATTGCTATGGGAGCTAAAGCTGTACTTATAAAAGGTGGCGGTTTAAAAGATATGAAAGGTAAAGATTTTTTTCTTGATTTAAATG
The window above is part of the Prochlorococcus marinus CUG1415 genome. Proteins encoded here:
- a CDS encoding small RNA NsiR4-regulated ssr1528 family protein, with protein sequence MKKMGMQAVDLAIQNGVDLDGTPIPPKMLDLYNRIMDEENKRQRSGVKKSMRNRCVKTGSKHFDKETLNQLLIDSGWEGLKEKEILFFYN
- a CDS encoding TatA/E family twin arginine-targeting protein translocase — its product is MNIFGVGLPEVTVILILALLIFGPKKLPELGKQLGKTLKSLKKASNEFQNEIDQVMNEEDKDVSPKSTESNQTNEINQEKKDLANKNFSNKENSNN
- a CDS encoding phytoene desaturase family protein; the encoded protein is MQKYDVVIVGSGIGGLCCGSILALSGKKVLICEAHSQPGGVAHSFKRNGYTFESGPSLWSGIGKWPTTNPLGQILKLLDEEVELFQYKGWQVIVPEGNFNLDVGEEPFKQTIKTLRGDKSVKEWESFISVIKPLSQIINEIPLLSFSPESINFLDLINLTSKFLPYIKQIPKINKGFGNLVNNHLEDPFLRNWVDLLSFLISGMSMDDTNTAAMATLFNEWFEPNSYLEYPKGGSESIVKALINGLIKNGGELILSSKVKAINFNKNLATGITLENGSTYSCESVVMNTDIWNLKKLIPNEISKKWKTKALDPNKCDSFLHIHLGFEADGLENVPVHAIHVDKWEKDITAERNIAVFSIPSVLDKNMAPKGKHVLHGYTPANEPWEIWENLNPKKLAYRNLKEERCSIFLNAVRKFIPDIDERIDLKMLGTPITHKKFTNTHCGSYGPALSAAKGLFPGCKTPVKNLFTCGASTFPGIGIPAVSASGAYAAEKIIGKTEFKTLLKRINL
- a CDS encoding DUF1651 domain-containing protein, which codes for MNSNNDFWLIDSNFVGVMRFYKEKEPSDKSIAYMFIEEGIIMGIHGENPPLMKTRKKIVIEEARLLWQKLLKEGWQKTNKKW
- a CDS encoding Nif11-like leader peptide family natural product precursor, with product MSFSEIRKFLIKMQSDEDLKQLVTSSSTADDVALIGQRLGYDFSGDDLLRFNGQKVDKVTVRKVDHPGEYH
- the thiD gene encoding bifunctional hydroxymethylpyrimidine kinase/phosphomethylpyrimidine kinase; the protein is MYSKIALSIGGSDSGGGAGIQADLRTFMALKVHGCSVITCITAQNSIEVTCVESVEKNTLLSQLDTLFSDFGINALKTGMLLNERIIDDTASKLNTYKITKIIDPVMVTRTGSKLLEDSAINAYKKLLLPIADLVTPNIYEANLLSGLEIRSKEDIENSARNIIAMGAKAVLIKGGGLKDMKGKDFFLDLNGRKEWLFNNFINTNNTHGSGCTLSAAICGYKALGFELLESIQKAKSFVEKSLENSYKIGSGPGPLGHH
- the pip gene encoding prolyl aminopeptidase, producing the protein MKDQILFPQIDVREKGFLKVSDIHTIYWERSGNPNGKKILVIHGGPGGGSQPRYRRYFDPEKFDIIQFDQRGCGESTPFSELKENTTNHLVDDIEKLRILLKIDSWHLFGGSWGSTLSLVYAINNPSRVISLTLRGIFLCRKFELLWFYQYGASEIFPDQFEEYISVIPKEERNHLISSFYKYLTSSDVKLRSRAAAAWTKWELSTSHLINKKFDFDKSQVNSFSDAFARIECHYFINNIFLEDDFILKNIKIIESIPTKIIQGRYDVVCPVRSAWDLNKKLKNSELIIVNDAGHSMSEKGITIELIKAVKGIENF
- the arfB gene encoding alternative ribosome rescue aminoacyl-tRNA hydrolase ArfB, producing MDLKITKTLVIPFNEIKWRFSRSSGPGLQNVNKIESRVEIIFNLEDSKVLNDYQKAILKINLKNKLVKNSLSLAVQEHRNQLLNRQLALIRFSSIIKNGLNKPCKLRKSTKPTQASQKK
- a CDS encoding CPBP family intramembrane glutamic endopeptidase translates to MKKLIIFTKSFFLLRPRCISTIFFIPILYGIGWALSQPLLLLNFEKENLSLIGTILTFLLFIFLLPYWFYIKRKISNTWVLLGITKHKFLKNFVNFSQGILFALVLIILILVPLLQKNYISWIGEFSPSILLNSIVLGLGVGFAEEIIFRGWLLEELKFDYGIKISIALQAIAFSYVHNLSNEIFWNIIGLRLGFILLGIFLSLIRIRDKGSLWNCIGIHGGLVGIWFFINNGLIEFKENTPSFLAGPFTQNIPNPIGSFSAILILLLLCIFYAIKSKKIFSRPFN
- a CDS encoding TenA family protein, producing the protein MTITKILWEDNYELALLSLNTKFVQGLRTGSLPENIFQEYLAQDYFFLETFAKAYGLAVSKSKDKYSIRKLSELLMGVSEELILHETYAKEWDIDLSNNYIKKTTKNYTDFLDDTAKRLSSVEIMFAMTPCMRLYSWIGKSLYEEHFDDKYKEWIITYSDECFENLANSLENLIETNQDSYDINQAKYLYKRAMELELDFFNAYSDF
- a CDS encoding peroxiredoxin, with protein sequence MQIGDKIPEFSLLDQNGIERSNKGLKNPLVLFFYPKDDTPGCTIEVCGFRDKYDLFKVLGAQVWGVSNGSTSSHLAFANKNKLQYPLLCDTNDSLRKTFKVPKVLGFMDGRVTYVIDRKGIVRHVFRDLLNGPEHIKEAIRVLKEIQNK